From a single Caldalkalibacillus salinus genomic region:
- a CDS encoding arsenate reductase family protein has product MKKVTAYLYPKUSSCRKAKAWLEENGYEVEVQHLVEHPPPKEMLKTLWETSGQALKKFFNTSGKKYRELELKDKLPTMSEDEQLDLLSSDGMLIKRPIVTDDENVTIGFKEDVFADVWGK; this is encoded by the coding sequence ATGAAAAAAGTCACAGCTTATCTTTATCCGAAGTGAAGCTCTTGTAGAAAAGCCAAGGCTTGGCTTGAAGAAAACGGGTATGAAGTAGAGGTTCAACACCTTGTCGAGCACCCTCCTCCAAAAGAAATGCTCAAAACTTTGTGGGAGACATCTGGACAAGCGTTGAAGAAGTTTTTTAATACGAGTGGGAAAAAGTATAGGGAGCTGGAACTAAAAGACAAGCTTCCAACGATGTCTGAGGATGAACAATTAGACTTGCTTTCATCTGACGGTATGCTTATCAAACGCCCGATTGTCACCGACGACGAGAATGTGACGATCGGTTTTAAAGAAGATGTGTTTGCAGACGTATGGGGAAAGTAG
- the gcvH gene encoding glycine cleavage system protein GcvH, translating into MNLPKDLKYSEEHEWVRVEGQKAYIGITDFAQSELGDIVFVELPEEEDEIEQDQSFGSVESVKTVSELYAPVSGKIVEVNTELEDAPELVNESSYDKGWMIVVELTNESDLEKLMSADEYAKLVSQD; encoded by the coding sequence TTGAATTTACCTAAAGATCTAAAGTACAGTGAAGAACACGAATGGGTTCGCGTGGAAGGTCAAAAAGCTTACATAGGCATTACGGATTTTGCCCAATCTGAACTAGGGGATATCGTATTTGTTGAGCTACCAGAGGAAGAGGACGAGATTGAACAAGACCAATCCTTTGGCAGTGTTGAGTCTGTCAAAACAGTTTCAGAGCTATATGCGCCCGTCAGCGGGAAAATCGTAGAAGTGAACACGGAACTTGAAGATGCCCCTGAATTAGTAAACGAATCCTCTTACGATAAAGGTTGGATGATTGTAGTAGAACTCACTAATGAATCTGACTTAGAAAAATTGATGTCCGCGGACGAATATGCAAAACTCGTATCGCAGGACTAA
- a CDS encoding MBL fold metallo-hydrolase: MKLTVIGYWGAYPEAGEATSGYLIEEDDYRILVDCGSGVLSRLQQYLPLMKLDAVVLSHYHADHIADLRSLQYATMIQSQLDNRSTVLPVYGHDQDKDAFQRLTYQDYCQGIPIRHQQTLTIGPFKLRFISTTHPVYCLAMDISTDNSRMIYTADTEWNEDLLSFAPGSDLVISEASIYRAQKGKVQGHLTGEEAGQLAARLETQSLLLTHLPHFGQHEELVKEAGQHFKGPIDLAYEGKTYIL; encoded by the coding sequence ATGAAACTAACCGTTATAGGGTACTGGGGGGCTTATCCCGAAGCGGGGGAGGCCACTTCCGGTTATTTAATTGAAGAAGACGATTATCGTATCCTCGTTGACTGTGGTTCAGGTGTGTTAAGTCGGTTACAGCAGTACCTGCCACTCATGAAGCTAGATGCCGTGGTGCTTTCCCATTATCATGCTGACCATATCGCAGACCTACGATCATTACAATATGCAACCATGATCCAGAGTCAGTTAGACAACAGGTCTACTGTGTTGCCCGTATATGGCCACGACCAAGACAAGGACGCATTTCAACGTTTAACGTATCAAGACTACTGTCAAGGTATCCCCATTCGGCATCAGCAAACGCTTACAATCGGTCCTTTCAAATTAAGGTTTATATCGACGACACATCCCGTGTATTGTCTAGCGATGGACATTAGCACTGATAACAGTCGTATGATATACACAGCAGACACAGAGTGGAATGAGGATCTGCTTTCCTTTGCTCCAGGGTCTGATTTAGTGATCTCAGAGGCGTCTATTTATCGAGCCCAAAAAGGTAAGGTGCAAGGACACTTAACGGGAGAAGAGGCGGGACAGCTAGCAGCGCGCTTAGAGACACAAAGCCTTTTACTGACACACCTCCCCCATTTCGGTCAACATGAGGAACTTGTAAAAGAAGCCGGACAGCATTTTAAAGGACCAATTGATCTTGCCTACGAAGGAAAGACTTACATACTCTAA
- a CDS encoding acetyl-CoA C-acyltransferase has product MREAVIVSAARTAVGKSKKGSLAQTRPEDMGKTVLEGVIDRAPGLKKEMVEDVIIGCAMPEGQQGLNFARIVSLYAGYPVQTPGMTINRFCSSGLQSIAMAAERIMVGHADIIVAGGIESMSAVPMTGHKLSPHPDIVEDMPEVYISMGHTAENVARKYDISRQEQDEFAYRSHQKAADALENNRFKEEIIPLQVKKKGVTEDGKVWEESFTFAEDEGVRKDTSIEALTKLRPAFAVQGSVTAGNASQTSDGAAAVVVMSKDKAEELGLKPLATFKTFALGGVEPEYMGVGPVKAIPKALELANLNLDDIDLFEINEAFASQCIQIIKELDIPRDKVNVNGGGIALGHPLGCTGTKLTTTLIHELRRRGGGTGIVSMCIGGGMGAAGILEVHS; this is encoded by the coding sequence ATGAGAGAGGCGGTTATTGTCTCAGCTGCCCGGACAGCTGTAGGCAAGTCTAAAAAAGGAAGCTTAGCCCAAACGAGACCAGAGGATATGGGGAAAACGGTATTAGAAGGCGTGATCGATCGTGCCCCCGGACTAAAAAAAGAGATGGTAGAAGATGTCATCATTGGGTGTGCGATGCCTGAAGGACAACAGGGCTTGAATTTCGCCCGCATTGTCTCATTATACGCTGGGTATCCCGTTCAAACCCCTGGGATGACCATTAATCGATTTTGTTCTTCGGGCCTGCAATCCATTGCTATGGCAGCCGAAAGAATTATGGTCGGTCACGCCGATATTATCGTGGCTGGTGGAATTGAAAGTATGAGTGCAGTGCCGATGACAGGTCACAAACTATCTCCCCATCCAGACATAGTCGAAGATATGCCTGAAGTGTACATCAGTATGGGGCACACAGCAGAAAACGTGGCTCGAAAATACGATATATCACGGCAAGAACAAGACGAATTTGCCTATCGTAGCCATCAGAAAGCGGCGGATGCCCTAGAGAACAATCGTTTCAAAGAGGAAATCATCCCACTTCAGGTTAAGAAAAAAGGAGTGACAGAGGACGGCAAAGTGTGGGAAGAATCATTCACCTTTGCTGAGGACGAAGGTGTGCGTAAAGATACGTCCATAGAAGCACTAACCAAATTACGGCCGGCCTTTGCCGTACAAGGGAGTGTTACAGCAGGTAACGCCTCACAAACCAGTGACGGTGCCGCGGCCGTCGTCGTCATGAGTAAAGACAAAGCCGAAGAACTCGGTCTCAAGCCCCTTGCCACCTTTAAAACCTTCGCCTTAGGTGGCGTAGAACCTGAATATATGGGAGTTGGCCCCGTAAAAGCCATACCTAAAGCACTCGAACTCGCAAACCTCAACCTAGATGACATCGACCTGTTCGAAATTAACGAAGCCTTCGCCTCACAATGTATCCAAATCATAAAAGAACTAGACATACCGAGAGACAAAGTGAACGTCAACGGTGGGGGGATCGCACTCGGTCACCCATTAGGCTGCACCGGTACAAAACTTACCACCACCCTCATCCACGAACTCCGCCGACGTGGCGGTGGCACAGGCATCGTCTCCATGTGTATCGGTGGTGGCATGGGTGCAGCTGGCATCCTCGAAGTTCATTCATAA
- a CDS encoding GNAT family N-acetyltransferase, translating into MTERVRQLATRDIPQAIRLADQVFRDQDQSSMGKAFPHLFSPSNIQHCFGYFTNHKLVSFIGVVPTHIHVGCASLRTVSIGAVCTHSAYRGQGLASQILQKVLDYVETLRASILLVSGWRSLYTHVGCTRFGEVRRFFLNQEDLQSSVSALPPSLKSQSFSRDKQTYLTSARQAQQEVPHHENEKKVRTMQPQDLFTIWHHYRHRRCAFDLSVQQLQGLLNAASYASCWHLEHHVFVTETAGKITSFVVIGVPTPNTNTSTHGPANAVLIEWGGEATDAPKLFQAFFDAHPNRILECPIPWYESEWQDILYALKTNNRIETNQGTIKIMDVHRFVEDLQPYILSSVKAKGEGRNCDIRVLDDQLIALSFIESGKTIHLSREQLIPFFFHPTGVSADQSLRFDEKEQLRTILPVPLPNINGLYYV; encoded by the coding sequence ATGACAGAAAGAGTGAGGCAACTAGCGACAAGGGACATACCCCAAGCTATAAGGCTAGCAGATCAGGTTTTCCGCGATCAGGACCAGAGTTCCATGGGAAAAGCGTTTCCCCATTTATTTTCACCGAGTAATATACAGCACTGTTTTGGCTACTTTACCAATCATAAACTTGTATCTTTCATAGGCGTTGTACCAACTCATATTCATGTTGGATGTGCGTCATTACGAACTGTATCTATCGGTGCGGTATGTACACACTCCGCGTACAGAGGGCAAGGACTTGCTTCGCAGATACTACAAAAAGTTTTGGACTATGTTGAGACATTAAGGGCTTCTATCCTCCTCGTGTCTGGTTGGCGATCATTGTATACCCATGTTGGTTGTACACGTTTTGGAGAAGTGAGACGATTCTTTCTGAATCAAGAAGATTTACAGTCTTCTGTGTCAGCATTGCCCCCTTCACTAAAAAGTCAGTCTTTCTCTCGCGATAAGCAGACATATTTAACAAGTGCAAGACAGGCGCAACAAGAAGTCCCCCATCACGAAAATGAGAAAAAAGTGCGAACGATGCAACCACAGGACCTTTTCACGATTTGGCACCACTACCGTCATCGGAGGTGCGCCTTCGATCTCTCAGTACAGCAACTACAAGGCTTACTTAACGCAGCCTCTTACGCCAGCTGTTGGCATCTAGAACATCACGTGTTCGTGACTGAAACGGCGGGGAAGATCACATCTTTCGTTGTGATCGGCGTGCCTACTCCTAATACAAACACAAGCACTCATGGACCAGCGAATGCCGTCCTCATTGAATGGGGAGGGGAGGCCACAGATGCCCCCAAACTTTTTCAGGCCTTTTTTGATGCCCACCCTAATAGAATTCTAGAATGCCCAATTCCATGGTACGAATCGGAATGGCAGGACATACTTTATGCTCTGAAGACGAATAATAGAATAGAAACGAATCAAGGAACCATCAAGATTATGGACGTCCACCGGTTTGTTGAAGATCTCCAGCCCTATATTTTGTCAAGCGTCAAAGCTAAGGGTGAAGGACGAAACTGTGATATAAGGGTATTAGATGATCAATTAATAGCGCTATCGTTCATTGAAAGTGGCAAGACGATCCATTTGAGTCGAGAACAGCTCATACCCTTTTTCTTTCATCCAACGGGTGTATCAGCTGATCAGTCCTTACGGTTTGATGAGAAGGAACAGCTACGTACGATTTTACCCGTTCCATTACCGAACATTAATGGCTTGTATTACGTTTGA
- a CDS encoding TetR/AcrR family transcriptional regulator has translation MTRTKSGEKYQLILSAALKVFAENGFYQSQVSKIAKEAGVADGTIYLYFKNKEDLLIQLFAEQLGSLISKSKQKIDNANDAKEALYMICATHFEELERQIDLAYVTQIELRQSSIELRKAIGQTVKPYFKLIETVIRRGINEGIFRANVDPKLYRLLIFGAMDEVVTSWLISGQKYSLSNQVDQTLSFLLEGVST, from the coding sequence ATGACAAGAACAAAAAGTGGAGAGAAATACCAGCTTATTCTGAGTGCAGCATTAAAAGTTTTTGCAGAAAATGGGTTTTATCAATCACAGGTCTCCAAGATTGCCAAAGAAGCAGGGGTCGCTGATGGCACGATTTATTTATATTTTAAGAATAAAGAAGACCTCCTTATTCAGCTGTTTGCCGAACAATTGGGATCGCTGATTAGTAAAAGTAAACAAAAGATAGATAACGCAAACGATGCCAAAGAAGCGCTGTACATGATATGTGCCACGCACTTCGAAGAGCTTGAACGTCAGATTGACCTCGCTTATGTCACCCAAATTGAGTTAAGACAAAGTTCTATTGAATTAAGAAAAGCGATCGGGCAAACGGTTAAACCATACTTCAAGTTAATAGAAACGGTGATCAGGAGAGGCATAAACGAAGGGATCTTTCGTGCCAATGTGGACCCTAAACTTTATCGATTACTTATCTTTGGTGCGATGGATGAGGTGGTTACATCATGGCTCATTTCAGGGCAAAAATATAGCTTATCTAATCAAGTGGACCAAACGTTGTCCTTCTTACTTGAAGGTGTCAGCACTTAA
- a CDS encoding AMP-binding protein has protein sequence MANRIPWSEHYPPQIQPHYDYPNVSLPTFLKEATKKYPQHIALQFLGKTLTYQELYDLSCQFSNALTLNGVKKGDRVAIMLPNCPQAVIGYYGALMAGAIVVQTNPLYTERELEYQLNDAGAKVLLSLDIIYKRIEKIMHQTPLEKVVITSLKDYLPFPKNLLYPLKAKKDGLQTHVPQHDRVERWRTFLVGQAGQSEPQVHIHPREDLALLQYTGGTTGKPKGVMLTHYNLVVNAFQSRQWLHRSKEGKEKLLAALPFFHVYGMSIVMNLSIYMGGTLLLIPKFDTDLILKTIQDERPTIFPGAPTMYIAIINHPNIERYDLSSIHSCISGSAPLPVEVQEKFEQLTKGRLVEGYGLTESSPVTHANMIWGKRKIGSIGVPWPDTEAKIVNLSTGETLPPGEVGELVVKGPQVMKGYWKRVVETDKVLRDGWLYTGDIAKMDEEGFFYIMDRKKDMIIAGGFNIYPREIEEILFEHPKVMEASVIGIPDQYRGETVKAYIVAKEGQTLTVEELDQFSRRHLASYKVPHIYEFREELPKSIIGKVLRRELIEEEKKKRQQEESKTNNDDTNEQVV, from the coding sequence ATGGCAAACCGTATACCCTGGTCTGAGCATTACCCACCCCAGATACAGCCCCATTATGATTACCCGAACGTGAGCTTACCCACATTTTTGAAAGAAGCAACAAAAAAGTATCCACAGCATATTGCCTTACAATTTCTAGGTAAGACGTTAACTTACCAGGAGCTGTATGATTTGAGCTGCCAATTTTCGAATGCGCTTACATTAAACGGGGTTAAAAAAGGTGACCGCGTGGCCATCATGCTCCCGAACTGTCCACAAGCAGTTATAGGCTATTATGGTGCACTCATGGCTGGTGCCATCGTCGTACAAACAAACCCTTTGTACACAGAGAGAGAGTTGGAATATCAGTTAAATGACGCCGGAGCAAAGGTCTTGCTTAGCTTAGATATTATCTATAAGCGCATCGAGAAAATCATGCACCAAACCCCCTTGGAGAAGGTGGTCATCACTTCACTAAAAGACTATCTGCCTTTCCCCAAGAATTTACTATATCCTTTAAAAGCGAAAAAAGATGGCTTGCAAACTCATGTTCCTCAGCATGATCGGGTCGAGAGATGGCGCACTTTTCTTGTAGGACAAGCTGGGCAATCTGAACCACAAGTCCACATTCATCCACGGGAGGACCTCGCCCTCCTACAATATACGGGCGGCACCACAGGCAAGCCGAAAGGCGTCATGCTCACTCATTATAATCTTGTCGTGAATGCTTTCCAGTCAAGACAATGGTTGCACCGATCAAAAGAAGGTAAAGAGAAACTGTTAGCTGCGCTTCCGTTTTTCCACGTGTATGGTATGAGTATCGTCATGAACTTATCTATCTATATGGGGGGCACCTTACTATTAATACCTAAATTCGATACGGATTTGATACTTAAAACGATTCAAGATGAGAGACCCACGATCTTCCCAGGGGCTCCTACAATGTATATCGCTATTATTAACCATCCTAACATCGAACGTTATGATCTTTCTTCTATACATTCGTGTATCAGTGGTTCAGCCCCTCTCCCTGTTGAAGTGCAAGAAAAATTCGAACAGCTTACAAAAGGGCGCCTGGTAGAAGGATACGGCCTGACAGAATCCTCCCCCGTCACTCATGCCAATATGATCTGGGGGAAACGCAAAATCGGTTCAATCGGCGTCCCCTGGCCCGATACAGAAGCTAAGATCGTCAACTTGTCAACAGGAGAAACCTTACCTCCTGGTGAAGTGGGTGAACTAGTCGTCAAAGGACCACAAGTGATGAAAGGCTATTGGAAAAGAGTAGTGGAAACGGATAAAGTCTTAAGGGATGGCTGGCTATATACCGGGGATATTGCCAAAATGGACGAGGAAGGCTTTTTCTATATTATGGATCGCAAAAAAGATATGATTATCGCCGGGGGCTTCAACATTTATCCTCGTGAGATTGAAGAGATCCTTTTTGAACATCCCAAAGTGATGGAGGCGTCTGTGATCGGCATTCCTGATCAATACAGAGGAGAAACAGTGAAGGCCTACATCGTTGCAAAGGAAGGTCAAACACTCACGGTGGAAGAACTGGACCAATTTTCCAGAAGACACCTTGCCTCCTATAAGGT
- a CDS encoding acyl-CoA dehydrogenase family protein has product MHTIQAHKRGGAFLIEESSTQDIVTPEDFTDEQKMMADTASDFLEAEVNKMDEQIEGLNYDLSVTMIQKAGALGILGADIPEAYGGLDLDKVSSTLINERLSKGSSISLSIGAHTGIGTLPIVFFGTKEQKEKYLPPLATGEKIAAYCLTEPSSGSDALGAKTTAVLSADGQHYVLEGQKQFITNAGFADIFIVYAKVDGEHFSTFIVEKSMEGVSIGPEEKKMGIKGSSTCPLILDQVQVPVQNVLGEVGKGHLIAFNILNIGRFKLGSGCLGASKEAIKLSATYANERKQFGTPISKFPLVGSKLADMTIMTYALESMVYRTSGLIDEGLQGIDNDDPSAGLQLAKGIAEYAIECSINKVFGSEVLDDVVDEGVQIHGGYGFIQEYKIERLYRDSRINRIFEGTNEINRLLIPGTLVKKAMKGELPLIQEAKALQSELLEMFPQQSFSEPLEEEQHLLAMAKKIFLMTSGLAFEKYQEQLEQEQEIVSKLSDMIIQIFAMESMLLRTKKIRDKGGEPKAKQAIDMTEVFVHESMEKMEKWAKDVITEMESGDMLRTQLSILKKLTKRQPMSYISKKRHIAQKVIAAEKYVV; this is encoded by the coding sequence ATGCATACCATACAAGCCCACAAACGAGGAGGCGCATTCCTCATTGAAGAATCTAGCACGCAGGATATCGTCACACCTGAAGACTTTACAGATGAACAAAAAATGATGGCCGACACCGCGAGCGATTTTCTTGAAGCTGAAGTCAATAAGATGGACGAACAAATAGAAGGATTAAACTATGATCTCTCCGTCACGATGATTCAAAAAGCAGGAGCATTAGGCATACTGGGGGCAGATATCCCTGAGGCTTACGGAGGATTAGATTTAGATAAAGTCAGTTCTACATTGATTAATGAAAGACTGTCCAAAGGGTCATCTATATCTTTATCCATCGGAGCTCACACTGGGATTGGCACATTGCCTATCGTCTTTTTTGGCACAAAAGAGCAGAAAGAAAAATACCTGCCCCCACTCGCCACTGGGGAAAAAATAGCAGCTTATTGCTTAACAGAGCCTTCTTCCGGCTCGGACGCACTCGGGGCCAAGACGACGGCTGTTTTAAGCGCAGATGGACAGCATTACGTCTTAGAAGGACAGAAACAGTTCATCACGAACGCGGGATTTGCCGATATATTTATCGTCTACGCTAAGGTAGACGGTGAACATTTTAGTACGTTTATAGTGGAAAAATCCATGGAGGGCGTCAGTATAGGACCAGAAGAGAAAAAGATGGGGATTAAAGGTTCATCGACATGTCCGCTCATCCTTGACCAAGTGCAAGTGCCTGTACAAAATGTCCTTGGGGAAGTAGGCAAAGGCCATCTCATTGCCTTTAATATTTTGAATATTGGGAGATTTAAGCTAGGGTCCGGTTGTTTGGGCGCCAGCAAAGAAGCAATTAAACTCTCAGCAACATACGCCAATGAACGTAAGCAATTCGGCACACCCATCTCTAAGTTCCCATTAGTGGGGAGCAAACTGGCTGACATGACCATCATGACCTACGCACTTGAAAGTATGGTATATAGAACATCAGGTCTAATAGATGAAGGATTACAGGGCATCGATAACGATGACCCGTCAGCCGGTTTGCAACTAGCCAAAGGCATCGCTGAGTACGCCATAGAATGCTCGATTAACAAAGTGTTTGGTTCTGAAGTATTGGATGATGTTGTGGATGAAGGTGTCCAAATACATGGCGGATACGGATTTATTCAAGAATACAAAATCGAACGTCTATATCGTGATTCTAGAATTAATCGCATATTTGAAGGCACGAACGAGATTAATCGTTTACTCATTCCAGGCACGCTGGTCAAAAAAGCCATGAAGGGCGAGCTCCCTCTGATACAGGAGGCAAAAGCTTTACAGTCGGAGCTGCTAGAGATGTTCCCCCAACAATCCTTTAGCGAACCTCTAGAGGAAGAACAGCATCTCTTGGCCATGGCTAAGAAGATCTTTCTCATGACAAGCGGTCTTGCCTTTGAAAAATATCAAGAACAACTAGAACAAGAACAGGAGATTGTCAGCAAACTGAGTGACATGATTATTCAGATCTTTGCGATGGAAAGCATGCTTTTACGCACAAAAAAAATACGAGATAAAGGAGGGGAGCCTAAAGCAAAGCAGGCCATTGACATGACAGAAGTCTTCGTCCATGAGTCTATGGAAAAGATGGAAAAATGGGCCAAAGACGTTATAACGGAAATGGAGTCGGGTGATATGTTACGAACTCAGCTCTCCATATTGAAAAAGCTAACCAAACGCCAGCCGATGTCTTATATCAGTAAAAAGAGACATATTGCTCAAAAGGTCATTGCAGCGGAGAAATACGTGGTTTAA
- a CDS encoding 3-hydroxyacyl-CoA dehydrogenase/enoyl-CoA hydratase family protein, protein MAERQIKKAAVIGSGVMGAAIAAHLANAGIPSLLLDIVPQTLTPNEEKKGETLQSPHVRNRLATQAIAKLRKTKPAPLFEPSLVSHITPGNIEDHLSSLQDVDWIIEVVVERLDIKQTLLAKIESVWRPGTIVSTNTSGISIHDMVEGRSEAFQQHFLGTHFFNPPRYMKLLEIIPHAKTNPELISFMHQFCQKKLGKGVVTAKDTPNFIANRIGTYGLMTALQELQNGYTVDEIDAVSGRVMGRPKSATFRTLDMVGIDTFVHVANNVHRNVEDKKEKEVFTLPNFLQNMVEQGHIGEKSGKGFYQKVKTEKGSEIKTLHIEDLTYHPRQKIKAPSIEAVKQVKGVGPKLKAFLEQGDRYAELAWRLLSQVLVYAAEKRGEIADDITQIDQAMKWGFNWDLGPFEVWDAIGLEASVERMTQDGLSVPDWVKEWIAQGHQTFYQKEDGHIFYIAQEGLKKLEKDPHKLSLQDFKEQNQVIKSNAGASLIDIGDDVACLEFHSPNNAIGTDILLMIQNSMEEVRKNYRGLVIANEGRNFCVGANIMQLLMEAQNEEWEEVDFMIRQFQQTLFRLKYFEKPVVAAPHQMTLGGGVEVCMATDQVSAASETYYGLVEVGVGLIPGGGGCKETALRTSQWAKNHKEADPQPLLNHFFETIGMAKVATSASEAKRLHLLQTDDDVVMNRDYLVHEAKQAALQMTAEGYTPPPKEKIKVLGENGKAVLQLAIYTMYQGGYISDHDKKIANKLAHVLAGGNVPARSEVSEQYLLDLEREAFLSLCGEPKTQQRIQHMLTKGKPLRN, encoded by the coding sequence ATGGCGGAAAGACAAATTAAGAAAGCAGCCGTTATAGGCTCTGGCGTGATGGGGGCCGCAATCGCTGCCCATCTAGCAAACGCAGGTATACCGAGCCTACTACTCGACATTGTGCCTCAAACATTAACACCAAACGAGGAAAAGAAGGGTGAAACATTACAGTCCCCTCACGTTCGCAACCGTTTAGCGACACAAGCGATAGCCAAGCTAAGAAAGACGAAGCCAGCCCCTCTATTTGAGCCCAGTCTCGTCTCGCATATCACACCAGGGAATATAGAAGACCATCTTTCATCCCTTCAGGACGTAGACTGGATTATCGAGGTCGTAGTGGAACGACTCGACATTAAACAAACTTTATTGGCTAAGATTGAAAGCGTATGGCGCCCAGGTACCATTGTGAGTACGAACACATCAGGCATCTCCATCCATGATATGGTTGAAGGACGATCGGAAGCCTTTCAACAACACTTCTTAGGCACACATTTCTTTAACCCCCCTAGATATATGAAGCTACTAGAAATCATTCCACATGCAAAAACAAACCCAGAACTCATATCTTTCATGCATCAGTTTTGTCAAAAGAAACTCGGAAAAGGCGTTGTCACGGCAAAAGATACGCCTAACTTTATTGCCAATCGCATTGGCACCTATGGCCTCATGACAGCTCTTCAAGAGTTACAAAACGGCTATACGGTAGATGAGATAGACGCTGTGAGTGGCCGTGTGATGGGGCGTCCTAAAAGCGCCACCTTTCGAACCCTTGATATGGTCGGCATCGACACCTTTGTACATGTCGCCAATAACGTACATCGGAATGTAGAGGATAAGAAAGAAAAGGAAGTCTTTACACTGCCCAACTTTCTACAAAATATGGTAGAACAAGGCCATATAGGGGAAAAGAGTGGAAAAGGCTTTTATCAAAAAGTAAAAACTGAAAAGGGAAGTGAGATCAAAACCCTTCATATCGAAGACCTCACCTACCACCCTCGTCAGAAAATCAAAGCCCCTTCCATAGAAGCAGTGAAACAGGTGAAGGGCGTAGGTCCCAAGCTTAAAGCGTTTTTAGAGCAAGGAGACCGCTATGCTGAACTTGCTTGGCGTCTGCTTAGTCAAGTACTCGTTTATGCCGCGGAAAAACGAGGAGAAATCGCCGATGACATCACTCAGATTGATCAAGCGATGAAATGGGGCTTTAACTGGGATCTAGGACCGTTTGAAGTCTGGGATGCGATCGGCTTGGAAGCATCCGTTGAGCGGATGACACAAGACGGACTCTCGGTGCCGGACTGGGTCAAAGAATGGATCGCACAAGGCCATCAAACTTTCTATCAAAAAGAAGACGGCCACATTTTTTACATTGCTCAAGAAGGACTGAAAAAGTTAGAAAAAGACCCACACAAGCTTTCTTTGCAAGATTTCAAAGAGCAAAATCAGGTCATTAAATCTAATGCTGGAGCCAGTCTGATTGATATCGGGGATGATGTGGCCTGCCTGGAATTCCATTCTCCTAATAATGCCATCGGAACAGACATCTTACTGATGATCCAAAACAGTATGGAAGAGGTCAGAAAAAATTATCGGGGACTCGTCATTGCCAATGAAGGCCGTAACTTCTGTGTCGGTGCGAACATCATGCAGCTCCTCATGGAAGCACAGAACGAAGAATGGGAAGAAGTAGACTTTATGATTAGACAATTCCAACAAACTTTATTCCGCTTAAAGTATTTCGAAAAACCCGTCGTCGCAGCCCCACACCAAATGACACTCGGTGGCGGTGTTGAAGTGTGTATGGCCACAGACCAAGTCTCTGCCGCTTCAGAGACATATTATGGCTTAGTGGAGGTCGGTGTTGGCCTCATTCCTGGTGGCGGGGGTTGTAAAGAAACGGCGTTGAGAACCAGTCAGTGGGCAAAGAATCACAAAGAGGCCGACCCCCAGCCGTTACTGAATCACTTCTTTGAAACGATCGGTATGGCCAAAGTGGCTACAAGTGCGAGTGAAGCGAAACGTCTACACTTACTCCAGACGGATGACGACGTTGTGATGAATCGTGATTATCTTGTACACGAGGCTAAGCAAGCTGCCCTCCAAATGACAGCCGAGGGCTATACGCCACCACCAAAAGAGAAAATCAAAGTGCTAGGTGAAAACGGTAAAGCTGTCTTGCAGTTAGCCATCTACACCATGTATCAAGGAGGCTATATTAGCGATCATGACAAAAAGATCGCCAACAAGCTAGCTCACGTGCTAGCCGGCGGGAACGTACCAGCTCGATCAGAAGTATCTGAACAATACCTACTCGACCTCGAACGTGAAGCATTTTTAAGCTTATGTGGTGAACCCAAAACCCAACAGCGAATTCAACACATGCTAACGAAAGGGAAACCGTTACGTAATTAA